Proteins encoded within one genomic window of Macaca fascicularis isolate 582-1 chromosome 16, T2T-MFA8v1.1:
- the LOC102130411 gene encoding keratin, type I cuticular Ha8, whose amino-acid sequence MTSSYSSSSCPLVCTVAPGARNVSVSSIDVGCQPGAEANVAPMCLLANVAHANRVRVGSTPLGRPSLCLPPTCHNACPLPGTCHIPGNIGICGAYGENTLNGHEKETMQFLNDRLANYLEKVRQLERENAELEATLLERSKCHESTVCPDYQSYFRTIEELQQKILCSKAENARLIVQIDNAKLAADDFRIKLESERSLRQLVEADQCGTQKLLDDATLAKADLEAQQESLKEEQLSLKSNHEQEVKILRSQLGEKLRIELDIEPTIDLNRVLGEMRAQYEAMVETNRQDVEQWFQAQSEGISLQAMSCSEELQCCQSEILELRCTVNALEVERQAQHTLKDCLQNSLCEAEDRFGTELAQMQSLISNVEEQLSEIRADLERQNQEYQVLLDVKARLENEIATYRNLLESEDCKLPCNPCSTPPSCVTAPCAPRSSCGPYTTCGASTTGSRF is encoded by the exons ATGACCTCCTCCTACAGCAGCTCCTCATGCCCTCTGGTTTGCACCGTGGCTCCTGGAGCAAGAaatgtctctgtctcttccatcGACGTTGGGTGCCAGCCCGGGGCAGAGGCCAACGTTGCCCCCATGTGCCTTTTGGCCAACGTGGCACATGCCAACCGAGTCCGCGTGGGGTCGACTCCCCTGGGCCgccccagcctctgcctgcccCCAACCTGCCACAATGCTTGTCCCTTGCCAGGGACCTGTCACATTCCTGGCAACATTGGAATCTgtggggcctatggtgaaaacacCCTGAATGGCCATGAGAAGGAGACCATGCAGTTCCTGAACGACCGCCTGGCCAACTACCTGGAGAAGGTGCGCCAGCTGGAGCGGGAGAATGCGGAGCTGGAGGCCACACTCCTCGAGAGGAGCAAGTGCCACGAGTCCACTGTGTGCCCGGACTACCAGTCCTACTTCCGCACCATTGAGGAGCTCCAGCAGAAG ATCCTGTGCAGCAAGGCCGAGAATGCCAGGCTGATTGTACAAATTGACAATGCTAAGCTGGCTGCCGATGACTTTAGGATCAA GCTGGAGAGTGAGCGCTCCCTACGCCAGCTGGTAGAGGCGGACCAGTGTGGGACGCAGAAGCTCCTGGATGACGCGACCCTGGCCAAGGCTGACCTGGAGGCCCAGCAGGAGTCCCTGAAGGAGGAGCAGCTGTCCCTCAAGAGCAACCATGAGCAG GAAGTAAAGATTCTGAGGAGTCAGCTGGGGGAGAAGCTCCGGATCGAGCTGGACATTGAGCCCACCATTGACCTGAACAGGGTGCTGGGGGAGATGCGGGCTCAGTACGAGGCCATGGTGGAGACCAACCGCCAGGATGTAGAACAGTGGTTCCAAGCCCAG TCTGAAGGCATCAGCCTGCAGGCCATGTCCTGCTCCGAGGAGCTGCAGTGCTGCCAGTCGGAGATCCTGGAGCTGAGATGCACAGTGAATGCCCTGGAGGTGGAGCGCCAAGCCCAGCACACCTTG AAGGACTGTCTGCAGAACTCCCTGTGTGAAGCTGAGGACCGCTTCGGCACGGAGCTGGCCCAGATGCAGAGCCTCATCAGCAACGTGGAGGAGCAGCTGTCCGAGATCCGGGCTGACCTGGAGCGGCAGAACCAGGAGTACCAGGTGCTGCTGGACGTGAAGGCTCGGCTGGAGAATGAGATTGCCACGTATCGGAACCTTCTGGAGAGCGAGGACTGCAA ACTCCCCTGCAATCCATGCTCCACGCCTCCCTCCTGTGTGACCGCCCCCTGTGCTCCTCGCTCAAGCTGTGGCCCCTACACCACCTGTGGAGCCAGCACCACTGGAAGCCGATTCTGA